A portion of the Fibrobacter sp. UWB4 genome contains these proteins:
- a CDS encoding glycosyl transferase family 2 gives MNFENMNLLSQKVESVLGTVRALREENAKLKQLLESKNAQAEDQKNLLDSANAKIADYEAALNARANQAAAQDEAINEKNGIIDNLNAQVNEKNGIIDALNGQVAEKNGIIDSLNGQVAEKNGIIDSLNGQINEKNSIIDSLNGQISEKNGIIDALNGQVAEKNGIIDSLNGQVAEKNGIIDALNGQVNEKNSIIDSLNGQMDEKNNIIDCLNGQIAEKNDIIDNLNGQVQNQGNEIAEAQSKFQQLLSTIENELGTEININEPAAEQAEAPAQQAENKPQEETPDLFASNGGSQPGFFG, from the coding sequence ATGAATTTCGAAAACATGAACTTGTTGTCGCAGAAGGTTGAAAGCGTCCTCGGAACAGTACGCGCCCTGCGTGAAGAAAACGCCAAACTCAAGCAGCTTCTCGAAAGCAAAAACGCTCAGGCAGAAGACCAGAAAAACCTGCTGGACTCCGCCAACGCAAAGATCGCCGACTACGAAGCCGCCCTCAATGCAAGAGCCAACCAGGCCGCCGCCCAGGACGAAGCTATCAACGAGAAGAACGGCATTATCGACAACCTGAACGCCCAAGTCAACGAGAAGAACGGTATCATTGACGCCCTTAACGGCCAAGTCGCCGAAAAGAACGGCATCATTGATTCCCTCAATGGACAGGTCGCCGAAAAGAACGGCATCATCGATTCCCTCAACGGTCAGATCAACGAAAAGAACAGCATCATTGATTCCCTGAACGGCCAGATCAGCGAGAAGAACGGTATCATTGACGCCCTTAACGGCCAAGTTGCCGAAAAGAACGGCATCATTGATTCCCTCAATGGACAGGTCGCCGAAAAGAACGGCATCATCGACGCTCTCAACGGTCAGGTCAACGAAAAGAACAGCATCATTGATTCTCTGAACGGCCAGATGGACGAAAAGAACAACATCATTGATTGCCTCAACGGACAGATCGCTGAAAAGAACGACATCATCGACAACCTCAACGGACAGGTCCAGAACCAGGGCAACGAAATCGCCGAAGCCCAGAGCAAGTTCCAGCAGCTCCTTTCTACGATCGAAAACGAACTCGGCACCGAAATCAATATCAACGAGCCGGCAGCAGAACAGGCAGAAGCCCCTGCTCAACAGGCAGAAAACAAACCTCAGGAAGAAACCCCAGACCTGTTCGCGAGCAATGGAGGCTCGCAACCCGGTTTTTTCGGCTAA
- the uvrC gene encoding excinuclease ABC subunit UvrC, whose product MIPVSEHIERRLAELPLLPGVYIMKNAQGKIIYIGKAKVLKNRVSSYFDGSDHAGHRAATLMLPYIRDIEWIITESETEALILEANLIRKHTPKYNVLLKDDKHFPYLAFSVNEPFPRLFLSRSVKKDGCLYYGPYMSSRMIRQLQDIAARLFQIRECKLKLPLNRPVRPCLNYHIGRCGAPCAGLVTREEYQKKVAQTQMLLGGKRDDLIQLWEREMLEASERMDFETAAKKRDAIQALKATSAHQKTDVSDASLCVDVLSLKRNGTMAAAVIFEYRNGVLCGRRHYRLECKLEDDETEIFRQMVVQWYMDVEFIPGEIATDVPLPTDMAERESIEQALASKTTHKVVLTNPQRGEKLGFLKLASANADMILVEMRAEVQKYSEIDSSVFELQKVLGLKKTPFRIECVDISHLSGTNTVASLVAFKNGRPDKSNYRKFIIKTVTGVDDFASMREVMTRRIRRLEEEGIPMPDLWVCDGGKGQVDATMQILKELGHDKDLPLIGLAKRLEEIVFPDDRKSIVLHRTSPALKLLQNARDEAHRFAITYQRSKRKKDLEVEWLKMPGVGHETRVKILSKYKSAEAFMDAPLEDIIDLLGKVRGTKLREQVAEYCAGGDSVEDSVPVEISDEQDND is encoded by the coding sequence ATGATTCCAGTAAGTGAACACATTGAGCGGCGACTGGCGGAACTCCCTCTGCTGCCTGGGGTGTACATCATGAAGAACGCCCAGGGGAAGATTATATATATAGGGAAGGCGAAGGTCCTGAAAAATCGCGTGTCGAGCTATTTCGACGGCAGTGACCATGCCGGCCACCGTGCGGCGACGCTCATGCTCCCGTATATTCGCGATATTGAGTGGATTATCACGGAGAGCGAAACCGAAGCGCTCATCCTGGAAGCAAACCTCATTCGAAAGCATACGCCTAAGTACAACGTATTGCTCAAGGACGACAAGCATTTTCCGTATCTGGCGTTCTCCGTGAACGAGCCGTTCCCGAGACTGTTTCTGAGCCGCTCCGTGAAGAAGGACGGCTGCCTGTATTACGGGCCTTATATGAGTTCGCGCATGATTCGCCAACTGCAAGACATTGCGGCGAGGCTGTTCCAGATTCGCGAATGCAAACTGAAGTTGCCACTCAATCGGCCGGTGCGCCCTTGCCTCAATTACCACATTGGGCGTTGTGGCGCTCCGTGTGCAGGTCTTGTGACACGTGAAGAATACCAGAAAAAAGTGGCGCAGACGCAGATGCTTTTGGGCGGCAAGCGAGATGACCTGATTCAACTTTGGGAACGCGAAATGCTTGAGGCGAGCGAACGCATGGATTTTGAGACGGCGGCGAAAAAACGCGATGCGATTCAGGCGCTCAAGGCGACGAGTGCGCACCAGAAAACGGACGTGTCCGATGCTAGCCTCTGCGTGGATGTGCTCTCGCTCAAGCGTAACGGCACGATGGCTGCTGCTGTGATTTTCGAGTACCGTAATGGAGTGCTTTGTGGGCGCCGCCACTACCGCCTGGAATGCAAGCTCGAAGACGACGAGACGGAAATTTTCCGCCAGATGGTGGTGCAATGGTACATGGATGTGGAATTTATTCCGGGCGAAATTGCGACGGATGTGCCGCTCCCGACGGACATGGCGGAGCGTGAGTCCATTGAACAGGCGCTTGCATCCAAGACGACGCATAAGGTCGTGCTCACGAATCCGCAGCGCGGCGAAAAGCTTGGATTCTTGAAACTTGCCTCCGCGAATGCCGACATGATTCTCGTGGAAATGCGCGCCGAAGTGCAGAAGTATAGCGAAATCGACAGCAGCGTTTTCGAACTGCAAAAAGTTCTCGGTTTAAAGAAGACTCCTTTCCGCATCGAATGTGTGGATATTTCGCATTTGTCCGGTACGAACACGGTTGCAAGCCTTGTGGCGTTCAAGAACGGGCGCCCCGACAAGAGCAATTACCGAAAGTTTATTATCAAGACTGTAACAGGTGTTGATGACTTTGCGAGCATGCGCGAAGTGATGACCCGTCGCATCCGCCGTCTGGAAGAAGAAGGAATTCCAATGCCTGACTTGTGGGTGTGCGATGGCGGTAAAGGTCAAGTCGATGCCACGATGCAAATTTTAAAGGAACTCGGTCATGATAAGGACTTGCCGCTGATCGGGCTTGCGAAGCGCCTCGAAGAAATCGTGTTCCCCGATGACCGCAAAAGCATCGTGCTGCACCGTACAAGCCCCGCGCTAAAGCTTTTGCAGAATGCCCGCGACGAGGCGCACCGATTCGCCATCACGTACCAGCGCAGCAAACGCAAAAAAGATCTCGAAGTCGAATGGCTCAAGATGCCGGGCGTCGGTCACGAAACACGCGTCAAGATTCTGAGCAAGTACAAGAGCGCCGAAGCATTCATGGACGCCCCGCTTGAAGACATCATTGATTTGCTCGGCAAAGTCCGCGGCACAAAGCTCCGTGAACAAGTCGCTGAATACTGCGCCGGCGGCGATTCTGTCGAGGACTCTGTCCCCGTTGAAATTTCTGACGAACAAGATAACGATTGA
- a CDS encoding ABC transporter substrate-binding protein: protein MIGLKSIARTALVLSATGALFGCGSSSQDELASGSLPRQETLYLSGQQNDAPGTFNPLAESWMTTWPVSGRFNLMYEPLLTYNSLTGEIESLLGTLVNKNNDSIVVDLNPAAKWSDGEKVTSRDVKFIYTMGSINTSEQISAIHVDTVKSEPAGAVERIAFLINKKQRNNPLSVLDLLQAIRIVPAHVFEPLIEKLGSKDEVKKLPMDQNPVVSGPYALRSADPNKIILERRDDYWGNAALHNGQLPAPKYIVHPIYKNNEHNTIAMRSGNLDASQSYIPRINRKAGAGVHTWLNEPPYFLPGAMPMLIINTMKEPLNDKRFRRALATAIDYMALRKFAVSDYTDQIKPGLIMPTNLEGKYISDEDLAKYGVKLTITDEKERVETVKQMLSEAGYKSVWNSDGTLDHMENAKGEKIPTMYITSPNGWTDWEAMVTIAVEGMRKAGIDIREGFVDGGSYWPAMGLGNFDLIMHKPVADVTPSLPWSRFNEIMASRDWQPLGAWAGVNIGRYNQPGTEGFRPEVDKLLNAIPLMKNADSIATAYRELNKIFMEDQPSIPLVYLPEQFYEFSDRVWTNWPTAENPYAPAQLPWVASGTKTLWNLKLAK, encoded by the coding sequence ATGATTGGATTGAAATCGATTGCTAGAACGGCCTTGGTGCTTTCGGCAACTGGCGCACTTTTTGGGTGCGGTAGCTCATCGCAAGACGAGCTTGCCAGCGGTTCCTTGCCGCGTCAGGAAACGCTCTATTTGTCTGGGCAGCAGAATGATGCTCCTGGTACGTTCAACCCCCTTGCAGAAAGCTGGATGACTACCTGGCCTGTGAGTGGTCGTTTCAACTTGATGTACGAACCGCTTCTCACCTACAACTCCTTGACGGGTGAAATCGAATCCCTCCTCGGTACGCTTGTGAACAAGAACAACGATAGCATCGTTGTTGACTTGAACCCGGCTGCAAAGTGGAGCGATGGTGAAAAGGTCACATCCCGTGACGTGAAGTTCATCTACACGATGGGCTCCATCAACACTAGCGAACAGATTTCCGCAATCCATGTCGATACTGTTAAATCCGAACCGGCAGGTGCAGTGGAACGCATTGCTTTCCTTATCAACAAGAAACAGCGCAACAACCCGCTTTCCGTTCTTGACTTGTTGCAGGCCATCCGTATTGTCCCTGCTCACGTGTTCGAACCGCTTATCGAAAAGCTCGGTTCCAAGGACGAAGTGAAGAAACTCCCGATGGACCAGAATCCGGTTGTTTCCGGCCCGTACGCTCTCCGCAGTGCCGACCCGAACAAGATTATTCTTGAACGCCGTGATGACTACTGGGGCAACGCCGCTCTCCACAATGGTCAGCTCCCTGCTCCGAAGTACATCGTTCATCCGATTTACAAGAACAACGAACATAACACCATCGCTATGCGTAGCGGCAACCTCGACGCTTCCCAGAGCTACATCCCGCGTATCAACCGCAAGGCTGGCGCTGGCGTACACACATGGCTCAATGAACCGCCTTACTTCTTGCCGGGTGCAATGCCGATGCTCATCATCAACACGATGAAGGAACCGCTTAACGACAAGCGCTTCCGCCGTGCTCTTGCAACCGCTATTGACTACATGGCTCTCCGCAAGTTCGCTGTGTCCGACTACACGGACCAGATCAAGCCGGGCCTCATCATGCCGACTAACCTCGAAGGCAAGTACATCAGCGACGAAGACCTCGCTAAGTATGGTGTCAAGCTCACCATCACGGACGAAAAGGAACGCGTCGAAACTGTGAAGCAGATGCTTTCTGAAGCTGGCTACAAGTCTGTCTGGAATAGCGACGGTACGCTCGACCACATGGAAAATGCCAAGGGCGAAAAGATCCCGACGATGTACATCACGAGCCCAAACGGCTGGACCGACTGGGAAGCTATGGTGACCATCGCTGTCGAAGGTATGCGCAAGGCTGGTATCGATATTCGTGAAGGCTTCGTGGATGGCGGTTCTTACTGGCCGGCCATGGGTCTCGGTAACTTCGACCTCATCATGCACAAGCCTGTCGCTGACGTGACTCCGTCTCTTCCGTGGAGCCGCTTCAACGAAATCATGGCAAGCCGCGACTGGCAGCCGCTTGGCGCCTGGGCTGGCGTGAACATTGGCCGTTACAACCAGCCGGGTACCGAAGGTTTCCGTCCGGAAGTCGACAAGCTCCTCAATGCTATCCCGCTCATGAAGAATGCTGATTCTATCGCAACTGCTTATCGCGAACTCAACAAGATCTTCATGGAAGATCAGCCGTCCATTCCGCTGGTCTACTTGCCGGAACAGTTCTATGAATTCAGCGACCGCGTCTGGACGAACTGGCCGACTGCTGAAAACCCGTATGCTCCTGCTCAGCTTCCGTGGGTGGCCTCGGGTACCAAGACCCTTTGGAATTTGAAGCTTGCTAAATAA
- a CDS encoding ABC transporter permease — MLKQYPMLRYVLQKAFWYLLTFVCAVALNFALPRLGDNNPVDIIMGQAGKGLSPTEAQKKKAELLVSFGMAEVDENGNVIYEPETDENGNVVMQKVPKLDENGQPVVNVVKVVDEAGNPVMVERQKLDEAGNPVFVEKSPVAQKGKKAKKAKKVKKAKKGAKVAKAAADKVPVMEKVQAERIDTVMVDQPVMKTDPKLASAVSQFFRYVGNVFHGDLGLSYQNNEPVTNVIKKSLPWTLAIQAPTILLGWIVGNLLGAFAAYKRGIFDKVFFPCAMFLNGVPFFVFGMLLVALFSITLGWFPAMGAYSPDIPELTFSWTCFKSVSWYYVLPFFSVFPILLSGQATGMRSMSIYELGTDYMKYAKWLGLREGKIISYVFRNAMLPQLTGLAQSLGAMVGGALITEMIFSYPGLGMAMLNAIQKNDYATIQGCTLMISTCVLVANFAVDVLIAVFDPRVKAGLQMGGK, encoded by the coding sequence ATGCTTAAACAATATCCTATGCTACGTTATGTCCTGCAGAAGGCGTTCTGGTACTTGCTGACCTTCGTCTGCGCAGTGGCACTCAACTTTGCGTTGCCGCGTCTCGGCGACAACAACCCGGTTGACATCATCATGGGTCAAGCCGGTAAGGGCCTTTCTCCGACTGAAGCTCAGAAGAAGAAGGCTGAACTCCTCGTCTCCTTCGGTATGGCCGAAGTTGATGAAAATGGTAATGTTATCTATGAACCTGAAACTGATGAAAACGGCAACGTTGTCATGCAGAAGGTTCCCAAGCTCGACGAAAACGGCCAGCCGGTCGTGAACGTCGTCAAGGTCGTTGACGAAGCCGGCAATCCGGTGATGGTCGAACGCCAGAAGCTCGATGAAGCTGGCAATCCGGTCTTTGTTGAAAAGTCCCCAGTCGCTCAGAAGGGCAAGAAGGCTAAAAAGGCAAAGAAAGTCAAGAAGGCCAAGAAGGGTGCAAAGGTCGCTAAGGCAGCTGCAGATAAAGTCCCTGTCATGGAAAAGGTTCAGGCCGAACGTATCGATACAGTCATGGTCGATCAGCCGGTCATGAAGACCGATCCGAAGCTCGCTTCCGCTGTTTCCCAGTTCTTCCGCTATGTGGGCAACGTGTTCCACGGCGATCTCGGTCTCTCTTACCAGAACAACGAACCGGTGACGAATGTTATCAAGAAGTCCCTTCCGTGGACGCTTGCAATCCAGGCTCCGACGATTCTTCTCGGCTGGATCGTGGGTAACCTTCTCGGTGCCTTCGCTGCATACAAGCGCGGCATTTTCGACAAGGTATTCTTCCCGTGCGCCATGTTCTTAAACGGTGTGCCGTTCTTCGTGTTCGGTATGCTCTTGGTGGCTCTCTTCTCCATCACGCTCGGCTGGTTCCCGGCTATGGGCGCTTACAGCCCGGACATTCCGGAACTCACGTTCAGCTGGACTTGCTTCAAGAGCGTCAGCTGGTACTACGTGCTCCCGTTCTTCTCTGTGTTCCCGATTCTTCTTTCTGGTCAGGCAACGGGTATGCGTTCCATGTCCATTTACGAACTCGGTACTGATTACATGAAGTATGCAAAGTGGCTCGGTCTTCGCGAAGGCAAGATCATCAGCTACGTGTTCCGCAACGCTATGCTCCCGCAGCTCACTGGTCTTGCCCAGAGCCTTGGTGCCATGGTGGGTGGCGCTCTCATTACCGAAATGATCTTCTCTTATCCGGGTCTCGGTATGGCAATGCTCAATGCCATTCAGAAGAACGACTACGCAACGATTCAGGGCTGCACCTTGATGATCTCTACTTGCGTTCTCGTTGCAAACTTTGCAGTTGACGTTTTGATCGCTGTCTTTGACCCGCGTGTCAAGGCCGGTCTCCAGATGGGAGGTAAGTAA
- a CDS encoding ABC transporter permease — protein sequence MGKLLRNLLKSPMFVIGVSIFVLTLLIAIFGPLFYNVDTHARDIVAGPYAGSSSAHWLGTDHLGRDYVSLLIAGLRSSLYVGFVAGIIATTIGVLIGLFGGFRGGWVDEVLNMLTNIFIVIPQFVILVLISSAVKDGRSLTLIGLIIGLTAWSWSARAVRAQASSLRSRDHIALARINGASTLTIVIKHVLPYLLSYVFMVFIMQVSSGILSEASISMIGLGPVDSTSLGIILNQAKDNGALSDSIWIAFIPATIVVTLTVFALYLINTSMEGVFNPRLRK from the coding sequence ATGGGTAAGCTTTTAAGAAACCTTCTCAAGTCCCCGATGTTCGTGATAGGCGTGTCCATCTTTGTGCTCACGCTCCTCATCGCCATCTTTGGACCTCTTTTCTACAACGTAGACACTCACGCTCGTGATATCGTCGCTGGCCCGTATGCAGGCTCTAGCTCTGCTCACTGGCTCGGCACCGACCACCTTGGCCGTGACTACGTGTCCCTCTTGATTGCCGGTCTCCGCAGCTCCCTCTACGTGGGCTTTGTTGCTGGTATCATTGCTACGACGATTGGTGTGCTTATCGGTTTGTTCGGCGGTTTCCGCGGTGGCTGGGTTGATGAAGTGCTCAACATGCTCACCAACATCTTCATCGTGATTCCGCAGTTCGTGATTCTCGTTCTTATCAGCTCCGCTGTTAAGGATGGCCGTTCCCTCACTTTGATTGGTCTCATCATCGGTCTTACCGCTTGGAGCTGGTCTGCCCGTGCCGTTCGCGCTCAGGCATCTTCTCTCCGTAGCCGCGACCACATTGCCCTTGCTCGCATCAACGGTGCATCGACTCTCACGATTGTGATCAAGCATGTGCTTCCGTACTTGCTCTCGTACGTGTTCATGGTGTTCATCATGCAGGTGTCTTCCGGTATCCTTTCCGAAGCCTCCATCTCCATGATCGGTCTTGGCCCTGTCGATTCCACCAGCCTCGGCATCATCTTGAACCAGGCTAAGGACAACGGTGCTCTCTCCGACTCCATCTGGATTGCATTCATCCCGGCAACGATCGTCGTTACCCTCACGGTGTTTGCTCTGTACTTGATTAACACTTCTATGGAAGGCGTCTTCAACCCGCGTCTGCGCAAGTAA
- a CDS encoding ABC transporter ATP-binding protein, which yields MSDNVFEVDHLGLYYLGRFGDKTHAVTDVSFSMKQGEILGIAGESGCGKSTLVSGLMGMCIPPLYPETGDVRVKSGDHMESLMNRSIEDVRANVLAQKVSMIPQGAFNALNPVRKIKDIAADVIAAHQQPGKAIDMKEVYDRLCERFDLFGMDTKRVLNSYPIQLTAGERQRSVIGISTLLNPQMVIADEPTSALDVSTQKEVIKMIFDLLDKGIFSTMIFITHELPLLYHVADNIAIMYAGEIVEKGTAEQVVKDPRHPYTQALMGAMLSTEASQRGRHPVAIEGAPPSLKNKIVGCRFAPRCSKACPDCKKNTQNLRIVGDRDVRCDYAK from the coding sequence ATGTCTGATAATGTTTTTGAAGTTGACCACTTGGGTCTTTATTACCTCGGCCGTTTTGGAGACAAGACTCACGCTGTTACAGACGTGTCCTTCTCCATGAAGCAGGGGGAAATTCTCGGTATCGCCGGTGAATCGGGTTGCGGTAAGTCCACGCTCGTCTCTGGCCTTATGGGTATGTGCATTCCGCCGCTTTATCCGGAAACGGGTGACGTTCGCGTCAAGAGCGGTGACCACATGGAATCTCTCATGAACCGCAGCATCGAAGACGTCCGTGCAAACGTCCTCGCTCAGAAGGTCTCCATGATTCCGCAGGGCGCATTCAACGCTCTGAACCCGGTCCGCAAGATCAAGGATATCGCAGCCGACGTGATCGCTGCCCACCAGCAGCCCGGCAAGGCCATCGACATGAAGGAAGTCTACGACCGCCTTTGTGAACGTTTTGACTTGTTCGGTATGGACACGAAGCGCGTGTTGAACTCCTATCCGATCCAGCTTACTGCAGGTGAACGCCAGCGTTCCGTGATCGGTATCTCCACGCTTTTGAACCCGCAGATGGTGATTGCTGACGAACCGACTTCTGCTTTGGACGTTTCCACGCAGAAGGAAGTGATCAAGATGATTTTCGATCTCTTGGACAAGGGCATCTTCTCCACGATGATCTTTATTACCCACGAACTTCCGCTCCTCTACCACGTGGCAGACAACATCGCCATTATGTACGCAGGCGAAATCGTGGAAAAGGGTACTGCAGAACAGGTCGTCAAGGATCCGCGTCATCCGTATACGCAGGCCTTGATGGGCGCTATGCTCAGTACCGAGGCAAGCCAGCGTGGCCGCCATCCGGTGGCTATCGAAGGTGCTCCTCCTAGCCTCAAGAACAAGATTGTGGGCTGCCGCTTCGCTCCGCGTTGCAGCAAGGCATGCCCGGACTGCAAGAAGAATACCCAGAATCTCCGCATTGTCGGCGATCGTGACGTGAGGTGCGATTATGCAAAGTGA
- a CDS encoding ABC transporter ATP-binding protein: MQSDKPIVFSAKRISKDFGAGKNLKTAVKDVSFDIYDEEFISIVGGSGCGKSVLAKIMLGLYQPTRGQFLYRDKPIKNLKDHWNEVQSVFQDPFGCFNQFFTIRSQLEDALNILKDKPSKEEVRRRVDEGLMAVNVTPADIEGKYPFELSGGQMQRMLLARIFALRPKVLIADEATSMVDACVRANILDYLRKLKDELKMTVVFVTHDIGLANYVSDRIFIMHDGKIVNQGTPAEVLDNTNEPHTLRLLDDIPEVHKTEWIKNSHRSKK; this comes from the coding sequence ATGCAAAGTGATAAGCCCATTGTTTTTTCTGCCAAGCGCATCAGCAAGGACTTTGGTGCCGGCAAGAACTTGAAGACTGCCGTTAAGGACGTTTCTTTCGACATCTATGACGAAGAATTCATCTCCATCGTGGGTGGCTCTGGCTGCGGCAAGTCCGTGCTTGCCAAGATCATGCTCGGCCTTTACCAGCCGACTCGCGGTCAGTTCCTCTATCGCGACAAGCCGATCAAGAACCTGAAGGACCACTGGAACGAAGTCCAGTCCGTTTTCCAGGACCCGTTCGGCTGCTTCAACCAGTTCTTCACCATCAGAAGCCAGCTCGAAGACGCTCTCAACATCTTGAAGGACAAGCCCTCCAAGGAAGAAGTCCGTCGCCGCGTTGACGAAGGCCTCATGGCTGTGAACGTTACCCCGGCTGATATCGAAGGCAAGTATCCGTTCGAACTCTCCGGTGGTCAGATGCAGCGTATGCTTCTCGCCCGTATCTTCGCACTCCGTCCGAAGGTCCTTATCGCTGACGAAGCTACCTCCATGGTGGACGCCTGCGTTCGTGCAAACATCCTCGATTACCTCCGCAAGTTGAAAGACGAGCTGAAGATGACCGTGGTGTTCGTGACCCACGATATCGGTCTTGCAAACTACGTTTCTGACCGTATCTTCATCATGCACGACGGTAAGATCGTGAACCAGGGTACTCCTGCTGAAGTGCTCGACAACACGAACGAACCGCACACGCTCCGCTTGCTCGATGACATTCCGGAAGTCCACAAGACTGAATGGATCAAGAACAGCCATCGTTCTAAGAAATAA
- a CDS encoding S8 family serine peptidase has product MNKKMLTITAVAALVGGTASYAATSDDVKSTDKEWADESAPATSRMSNSVKKFVEAQKSNAQKRKVSLKSDVLGRRGGAQKGALDYAIKDSDVQKMKVVINDVKTNDIPLPTVSGRYEFNPNTNQKAYWLNGTKVSESEYLSKAEKREKKYNDSKKTFVSPRTAYLTASEIEKELASSETKYITEYKEVEPNLSYGSQDYRDYSYILQKSGVTSYAHNNGVKGQGVGVYYNEGGCPPLSYVNTSYYTRLGTCPGYATHVIGVTRVLQTTAPEAMIYGIDGVNYPTNVSNYAQPIMIGSQSWSFVLDDNGYTSYDAVMDNYIYTNRVVEFVAAGNGGRQSYIGSPSRALNAISVGAVSPVDNMYVSYSSSKNSIALNDKPEVANYTSFRFPGDASYTVSGKTYNGTFNGTSAATPFMAGMTANMLSQHHFLWWHPEVVKALLIAGSKSVENSDYDVDGSSRFLAGIPHYSSFTWSDAYRWRFWQGENNSNFDSNKEIVFTEYSIQKGKHYRLAISWLTSGEYALANKNVAQDIDLSVWQNGTRIKNSASAKNPYELVDFVAPEAGSIEVRIKRFANRSTSEKVILGYAFVKVD; this is encoded by the coding sequence ATGAATAAAAAAATGCTGACAATAACAGCAGTGGCGGCTCTTGTAGGAGGAACCGCTTCTTATGCAGCAACTTCTGATGACGTTAAGTCTACAGATAAAGAATGGGCCGATGAATCCGCACCGGCTACTTCTCGAATGAGCAATAGCGTTAAGAAGTTTGTTGAAGCCCAGAAGAGCAATGCTCAGAAGCGTAAGGTTTCTCTGAAGTCTGACGTTTTGGGTCGCCGTGGCGGTGCTCAGAAGGGCGCTCTGGACTACGCAATCAAGGATTCTGACGTTCAGAAGATGAAGGTTGTCATTAACGATGTCAAGACGAATGATATTCCGTTGCCGACTGTTAGTGGACGTTATGAATTCAACCCGAATACGAATCAGAAGGCTTACTGGCTGAATGGTACCAAGGTTAGCGAATCAGAGTATCTTTCGAAGGCTGAAAAGCGCGAGAAGAAGTACAATGATTCCAAGAAGACTTTTGTCTCGCCGCGTACGGCATACTTGACGGCTAGCGAAATTGAAAAGGAACTTGCAAGCAGCGAAACCAAGTACATCACTGAATATAAGGAAGTTGAACCAAACCTTTCTTATGGTTCTCAGGATTACAGAGATTATTCGTATATCCTTCAGAAGTCTGGTGTCACCAGTTATGCACATAACAATGGCGTTAAGGGCCAGGGCGTCGGCGTCTATTATAACGAAGGTGGCTGCCCTCCGCTTAGCTACGTGAATACAAGCTATTATACACGCTTGGGAACTTGCCCGGGTTATGCTACGCATGTTATTGGCGTTACGAGGGTCTTGCAGACTACCGCTCCTGAAGCTATGATTTATGGTATCGATGGCGTGAATTATCCGACGAACGTGAGCAACTACGCCCAGCCGATCATGATTGGCTCTCAGTCCTGGAGCTTTGTCCTGGATGATAATGGCTATACTTCTTATGATGCTGTTATGGACAACTACATCTATACGAACCGAGTTGTAGAATTTGTCGCTGCTGGCAATGGCGGCAGACAAAGCTATATCGGTTCTCCGAGTAGAGCATTGAATGCCATTTCTGTTGGCGCTGTCTCTCCGGTTGACAATATGTATGTTTCGTATTCGTCTTCCAAGAACTCGATTGCTCTGAATGACAAGCCTGAAGTGGCCAACTATACGAGCTTCCGCTTCCCGGGCGATGCTTCTTATACCGTTTCTGGTAAGACGTATAACGGCACCTTCAATGGTACAAGTGCTGCAACGCCGTTTATGGCAGGCATGACTGCTAACATGCTTTCTCAGCACCACTTCCTGTGGTGGCATCCGGAAGTTGTCAAGGCTCTCTTGATCGCTGGCAGCAAGTCCGTTGAAAATTCGGATTATGATGTTGACGGTTCAAGCCGCTTCTTGGCCGGCATTCCGCATTATTCCAGCTTCACCTGGTCTGATGCATATCGCTGGCGTTTCTGGCAGGGCGAAAACAACAGCAATTTCGATTCGAATAAAGAAATTGTCTTCACGGAATACAGCATCCAGAAGGGCAAGCATTACCGCCTTGCTATTTCCTGGTTGACTTCTGGTGAATATGCCTTGGCAAACAAGAATGTGGCTCAGGATATCGACTTGAGCGTCTGGCAGAATGGTACCCGTATCAAGAATTCTGCATCGGCCAAGAACCCGTACGAACTTGTTGACTTCGTGGCTCCGGAAGCAGGATCTATTGAAGTCCGCATCAAGCGTTTTGCTAACCGTTCTACAAGCGAAAAGGTCATTCTCGGCTACGCTTTCGTGAAGGTTGACTAA